One Streptomyces sp. SAI-135 DNA segment encodes these proteins:
- a CDS encoding aldehyde dehydrogenase family protein produces MSDRLSVLKTYKLYVGGKFPRSESGRVYEVTDSKGKWLANAPQSSRKDARDAVVAARKAFGGWAGATAYNRGQVLYRVAEMLEGRRAQFVHEVADAEGLSKSKAAEQVEATIDRWVWYAGWTDKIAQVVGGGNPVAGPYFNLSSPEPTGVVAVLAPQESSFLGLVSVVAPVIATGNTAVVVASERSPLPALSLGEVLATSDVPGGVVNVLSGRTAEIATPLASHQDVNAIDLAGADEVLAKELEIAAADNLKRVLRPQPVDDWTATPGIDRLTAFLETKTVWHPTGSLGASGSAY; encoded by the coding sequence ATGTCTGACCGACTTTCCGTGCTCAAGACCTACAAGCTGTACGTCGGCGGGAAGTTCCCGCGTTCCGAGAGCGGCCGGGTGTACGAGGTGACGGACTCCAAGGGCAAGTGGCTGGCGAACGCACCGCAGTCGAGCCGCAAGGACGCCCGTGACGCGGTCGTGGCCGCGCGCAAGGCGTTCGGCGGCTGGGCCGGCGCGACGGCGTACAACCGCGGCCAGGTCCTCTACCGCGTGGCGGAGATGCTGGAGGGCCGCAGGGCGCAGTTCGTCCACGAGGTGGCCGACGCCGAGGGCCTGTCGAAGTCGAAGGCGGCCGAGCAGGTCGAGGCCACGATCGACCGCTGGGTCTGGTACGCGGGCTGGACCGACAAGATCGCCCAGGTGGTCGGCGGCGGCAACCCGGTCGCGGGCCCGTACTTCAACCTGTCGTCCCCCGAGCCGACGGGCGTGGTGGCCGTGCTGGCCCCCCAGGAGTCGTCGTTCCTGGGCCTGGTGAGCGTCGTCGCCCCGGTGATCGCCACGGGCAACACCGCGGTCGTGGTGGCGAGCGAGAGGTCCCCGCTCCCGGCGCTGTCCCTGGGCGAGGTCCTGGCCACCTCGGACGTCCCGGGCGGCGTGGTCAACGTCCTCTCGGGCCGTACGGCGGAGATCGCGACCCCGCTCGCCTCCCACCAGGACGTCAACGCGATCGATCTGGCGGGCGCGGACGAGGTCCTCGCGAAGGAGCTGGAGATCGCGGCGGCGGACAACCTGAAGCGGGTCCTGCGTCCACAGCCTGTGGACGACTGGACGGCGACGCCGGGCATCGACCGGTTGACGGCGTTCCTGGAGACGAAGACCGTGTGGCACCCGACGGGGTCGCTCGGCGCGTCCGGCTCGGCGTACTGA
- a CDS encoding aldehyde dehydrogenase family protein — translation MASASAFEYAPAPESRSVVDIAPSYGLFIDGEFVEAADGKVFKTVSPSTEEVLSEVAQAGGADVDRAVAAARRAFEKWSALPGSERAKYLFRIARIIQERSRELAVLETLDNGKPIKETRDADLPLVAAHFFYYAGWADKLEHAGFGSAPRPLGVAGQVIPWNFPLLMLAWKIAPALATGNTVVLKPAETTPLSALFFADVCRQAGLPRGVVNILPGYGDTGAALVAHPDVNKVAFTGSTAVGKEIARTVAGTRKKLTLELGGKGANIVFDDAPIDQAVEGIVNGIFFNQGQVCCAGSRLLVQESIQDELLDSLKRRLSTLRLGDPLDKNTDIGAINSAEQLARITSLVDKGTAEGAEPWSPECELPSSGYWFAPTLFTNVTQAHTIARDEIFGPVLSVLTFRTPDEAVAKANNTQYGLSAGIWTEKGSRILAVANKLRAGVVWSNTFNKFDPTSPFGGYKESGFGREGGRHGLEAYLDV, via the coding sequence ATGGCATCTGCATCCGCATTCGAGTACGCACCGGCGCCGGAATCCCGTTCGGTCGTCGACATCGCCCCCTCCTACGGCCTGTTCATCGACGGCGAGTTCGTGGAGGCGGCGGACGGCAAGGTCTTCAAGACCGTCTCCCCGTCCACCGAGGAGGTCCTGTCCGAGGTCGCCCAGGCGGGCGGGGCGGACGTGGACCGCGCGGTCGCGGCCGCCCGCAGGGCCTTCGAGAAGTGGTCGGCGCTGCCCGGCTCCGAGCGCGCCAAGTACCTGTTCCGGATCGCCCGGATCATCCAGGAGCGCAGCCGCGAGCTCGCCGTCCTGGAGACCCTGGACAACGGCAAGCCGATCAAGGAGACCCGCGACGCCGACCTCCCGCTGGTCGCCGCGCACTTCTTCTACTACGCGGGCTGGGCGGACAAGCTGGAGCACGCGGGCTTCGGCAGCGCTCCCCGGCCCCTCGGCGTGGCCGGCCAGGTCATCCCGTGGAACTTCCCGCTGCTGATGCTGGCGTGGAAGATCGCGCCCGCGCTCGCCACCGGCAACACGGTCGTGCTCAAGCCCGCCGAGACGACCCCCCTGTCCGCGCTCTTCTTCGCGGACGTCTGCCGCCAGGCCGGCCTGCCCAGGGGTGTCGTCAACATCCTTCCGGGCTACGGCGACACGGGCGCCGCGCTCGTCGCGCACCCGGACGTGAACAAGGTGGCCTTCACCGGCTCCACCGCCGTCGGCAAGGAGATCGCGCGCACGGTCGCCGGCACCCGCAAGAAGCTCACCCTCGAACTGGGCGGCAAGGGCGCCAACATCGTCTTCGACGACGCCCCGATCGACCAGGCCGTCGAGGGGATCGTCAACGGCATCTTCTTCAACCAGGGCCAGGTCTGCTGCGCGGGCTCCCGGCTGCTGGTCCAGGAGTCGATCCAGGACGAGCTGCTGGACTCGCTCAAGCGCCGGCTGTCCACCCTGCGCCTCGGTGACCCGCTCGACAAGAACACCGACATCGGCGCGATCAACTCCGCCGAACAGCTCGCGCGGATCACCTCGCTCGTCGACAAGGGCACCGCCGAGGGTGCCGAGCCCTGGTCCCCGGAGTGCGAACTGCCCTCCTCCGGCTACTGGTTCGCCCCGACGCTCTTCACGAACGTCACCCAGGCGCACACCATCGCCCGCGACGAGATCTTCGGCCCGGTGCTGTCGGTCCTCACCTTCCGCACCCCGGACGAGGCGGTCGCCAAGGCGAACAACACGCAGTACGGCCTGTCGGCGGGCATCTGGACGGAGAAGGGCTCGCGGATCCTGGCCGTGGCCAACAAGCTCCGGGCCGGGGTCGTCTGGTCCAACACGTTCAACAAGTTCGACCCGACCTCGCCGTTCGGCGGGTACAAGGAGTCGGGCTTCGGCCGCGAGGGCGGCCGCCACGGCCTGGAGGCGTACCTCGATGTCTGA
- the deoC gene encoding deoxyribose-phosphate aldolase: MPTTASAAHPLTDVTASDSTLRRFLHGLPGVDAVGLEARAASLGTRSIKTTAKAYAIDLAISMVDLTTLEGADTPGKVRALGAKAVRPDPTDRTTPATAAVCVYPDMVAVAKEAVAGSGVKVASVATAFPAGRAALDVKLADVRDAVAAGADEVDMVIDRGAFLAGKYLKVYDEIVAVREVCGTAARLKVIFETGELSTYDNIRRASWLGMLAGADFIKTSTGKVAVNATPANTLLMLEAVRDFRAQTGVQVGVKPAGGIRTTKDAIKFLVLVNETVGEDWLDNHWFRFGASSLLNDLLMQRQKLATGRYSGPDYVTVD, encoded by the coding sequence ATGCCCACCACTGCATCAGCCGCACACCCGCTCACGGACGTGACCGCGTCCGACAGCACGCTGCGCCGGTTCCTTCACGGGCTGCCCGGCGTGGACGCGGTCGGCCTGGAGGCGCGTGCCGCCTCCCTCGGTACGCGTTCCATCAAGACCACCGCGAAGGCGTACGCCATCGACCTCGCCATCTCGATGGTCGACCTGACGACGCTGGAAGGCGCGGACACCCCGGGCAAGGTCCGGGCGCTCGGCGCCAAGGCGGTCCGCCCCGACCCGACCGACCGGACGACCCCCGCCACGGCGGCGGTCTGCGTCTATCCCGACATGGTGGCCGTCGCCAAGGAGGCCGTCGCCGGTTCCGGCGTGAAGGTCGCCTCGGTCGCCACCGCGTTCCCGGCCGGCCGCGCCGCCCTGGACGTGAAGCTGGCCGACGTGCGCGACGCCGTGGCCGCCGGTGCCGACGAGGTCGACATGGTCATCGACCGCGGCGCGTTCCTCGCGGGCAAGTACCTGAAGGTGTACGACGAGATCGTGGCCGTGCGCGAGGTCTGCGGCACGGCCGCCCGGCTCAAGGTCATCTTCGAGACCGGCGAGCTGTCGACGTACGACAACATCCGCCGGGCGAGCTGGCTCGGCATGCTGGCCGGGGCGGACTTCATCAAGACGTCCACCGGCAAGGTCGCGGTCAACGCCACCCCGGCGAACACCCTGCTGATGCTGGAGGCGGTGCGCGACTTCCGTGCGCAGACCGGCGTCCAGGTGGGTGTGAAGCCGGCCGGCGGCATCCGTACGACCAAGGACGCGATCAAGTTTCTCGTCCTGGTCAACGAGACCGTCGGCGAGGACTGGCTGGACAACCACTGGTTCCGCTTCGGCGCCTCCTCGCTCCTGAACGACCTGCTGATGCAGCGTCAGAAGCTGGCCACCGGCCGCTACTCCGGCCCCGACTACGTGACGGTGGACTGA
- a CDS encoding PH domain-containing protein: MTTAPPESRDRIYRSPMALIGGFLLLVIIGWLGIDAVFSGSGDTPWLALAVLILLVPLVIAFTLRPAVFANDDRLRIRNPFRVIVVPWGQVEMFRSGYSNEVFVKSGTKYQLWSIPVSLRGRKKAARQTARQAARPSDARGSTRGLGLFGGGMQADGLGGRTPVPEGPTRAETDKIMDELRELLEARGKAKGSQGEVSVRWAYEIVGPAVAGAVLLAILAAVG, translated from the coding sequence ATGACGACCGCACCCCCCGAGTCCAGGGACCGCATCTACCGCTCACCCATGGCGCTGATCGGCGGGTTCCTGCTCCTCGTCATCATCGGCTGGCTCGGCATCGACGCCGTCTTCTCCGGATCCGGCGACACGCCCTGGCTGGCCCTCGCCGTTCTGATCCTCCTCGTGCCGCTGGTGATCGCCTTCACCCTGCGGCCCGCCGTCTTCGCGAACGACGACCGGCTGCGCATCCGCAACCCCTTCCGCGTGATCGTCGTGCCGTGGGGCCAGGTCGAGATGTTCCGCTCCGGCTACTCCAACGAGGTGTTCGTCAAGTCCGGCACCAAGTACCAGCTGTGGTCGATCCCGGTCTCCCTGCGCGGCCGCAAGAAGGCGGCGCGCCAGACGGCCCGGCAGGCGGCCCGGCCCTCCGACGCCCGCGGCTCCACCAGGGGCCTCGGCCTGTTCGGCGGCGGGATGCAGGCGGACGGCCTCGGCGGTCGTACGCCCGTCCCGGAGGGGCCGACCCGGGCCGAGACCGACAAGATCATGGACGAACTGCGCGAGCTGCTGGAGGCCCGGGGGAAGGCGAAGGGCTCCCAGGGCGAGGTCTCGGTGCGGTGGGCCTACGAGATCGTGGGGCCGGCGGTGGCCGGGGCGGTGCTGCTGGCGATCCTCGCGGCTGTGGGGTGA
- a CDS encoding phospho-sugar mutase translates to MRDDLTARATTWLAEDPDPDTRDELARLIEAGDVTELTARFSGTLQFGTAGLRGELGAGPMRMNRAVVIRAAAGLAAYLKKHGSTDGLVVIGYDARHKSEDFAKDTAAVMTGAGLKAAVLPRPLPTPVLAYAIRHLGAVAGVEVTASHNPPRDNGYKVYLGDGSQIVPPADAEIAAEIAAIASLHDVPRPDAGWQTLDDSVLDAYLARTDAVLAENSARTARTVYTAMHGVGKDTLLAAFARAGFPAPELVAEQAEPDPEFPTVAFPNPEEPGAMDLAFAKARETDPDLIIANDPDADRCAVAVKDDGSWRMLRGDEVGSLLAAHLVARGARGTFAESIVSSSLLGRIAEKAGLPYEETLTGFKWIARVEGLRYGYEEALGYCVDPEGVRDKDGITAALLITELASELKEQNRTLPDLLDDLAVTHGLHATDQLSVRVEDLSVIARAMKQLREHPPTELAGLAITRAEDLTQGTDRLPPTDGLRYTLDGARVVVRPSGTEPKLKCYLEVVVPVATHAGLPAARTKATELLTAIKRDLSAAAGI, encoded by the coding sequence GTGCGAGACGACCTCACCGCCCGGGCCACGACCTGGCTCGCCGAGGACCCCGACCCGGACACCCGCGACGAGCTCGCGCGGCTCATCGAGGCCGGAGACGTCACCGAACTCACCGCCCGCTTCAGCGGCACGCTCCAGTTCGGCACCGCAGGTCTCCGCGGCGAACTCGGCGCGGGCCCCATGCGCATGAACCGCGCGGTCGTCATCCGGGCCGCCGCCGGCCTCGCCGCGTACCTCAAGAAGCACGGCAGCACCGACGGTCTCGTGGTCATCGGCTACGACGCCCGCCACAAGTCCGAGGACTTCGCGAAGGACACCGCGGCCGTGATGACCGGCGCCGGCCTGAAGGCGGCCGTCCTTCCCCGCCCCCTGCCCACCCCGGTCCTCGCGTACGCCATAAGGCACCTCGGCGCCGTGGCCGGGGTGGAGGTCACCGCCAGCCACAACCCGCCCCGCGACAACGGCTACAAGGTCTACCTCGGCGACGGCTCCCAGATCGTCCCGCCCGCCGACGCGGAGATCGCCGCGGAGATCGCCGCGATCGCCTCCCTGCACGACGTGCCGCGCCCCGACGCCGGCTGGCAGACCCTCGACGACAGCGTCCTGGACGCCTACCTCGCCCGCACGGACGCCGTACTCGCCGAGAACTCCGCCCGCACCGCCCGCACCGTCTACACGGCGATGCACGGAGTCGGCAAGGACACCCTCCTCGCCGCGTTCGCACGGGCCGGCTTCCCCGCCCCGGAGCTCGTCGCCGAGCAGGCCGAGCCCGACCCGGAGTTCCCCACCGTCGCCTTCCCCAACCCGGAGGAGCCCGGCGCCATGGACCTCGCCTTCGCGAAGGCGAGGGAGACGGACCCGGACCTGATCATCGCGAACGACCCGGACGCGGACCGCTGCGCGGTGGCCGTGAAGGACGACGGCTCCTGGCGCATGCTCAGGGGCGACGAGGTCGGTTCGCTGCTCGCCGCCCACCTGGTGGCCCGCGGAGCGCGCGGCACCTTCGCCGAGTCGATCGTCTCCTCCTCCCTCCTCGGCCGGATCGCCGAGAAGGCGGGCCTGCCCTACGAGGAGACCCTCACCGGCTTCAAGTGGATCGCCCGCGTGGAGGGGCTGCGCTACGGCTACGAGGAGGCCCTCGGCTACTGCGTGGACCCCGAGGGCGTACGGGACAAGGACGGCATCACCGCGGCCCTCCTCATCACGGAGCTCGCCTCCGAGCTGAAGGAGCAGAACCGCACGCTGCCCGACCTCCTCGACGACCTCGCCGTGACGCACGGCCTGCACGCCACGGACCAGCTCTCCGTCCGCGTGGAGGACCTGTCGGTCATCGCCCGGGCGATGAAGCAGCTCCGCGAACACCCGCCGACCGAGCTCGCGGGCCTCGCGATCACCAGGGCCGAGGACCTCACGCAGGGCACGGACAGGCTCCCGCCCACCGACGGCCTTCGCTACACGCTGGACGGCGCCCGGGTCGTCGTCCGCCCGAGCGGCACCGAGCCCAAGCTGAAGTGCTACCTGGAGGTGGTCGTCCCGGTGGCCACCCACGCCGGCCTCCCGGCGGCCCGCACCAAGGCGACCGAACTGCTGACCGCGATCAAGCGCGACCTGTCGGCGGCGGCGGGCATCTGA
- a CDS encoding purine-nucleoside phosphorylase codes for MNASLLPDDIQGDPHAAADAAAARLRELTGAETHDVALVMGSGWAPAVDALGAPDAEFAVTELPGFPPPAVEGHGGKIRSYRIGAKRALVFLGRTHYYEGRGVAAVAHGVRTAVAAGCKTIVLTNGCGGLREGMRPGQPVLISDHINLTATSPIIGANFVDLTDLYSPRLRALCKEIDPTLEEGVYAQFPGPHYETPAEIRMARVIGADLVGMSTVLEAIAAREAGAEVLGISLVTNLAAGMTGEPLNHEEVLQAGRDSATRMGALLAQVLGRI; via the coding sequence GTGAACGCATCTCTTCTTCCGGACGACATCCAGGGCGACCCGCACGCCGCCGCCGACGCCGCCGCCGCGCGCCTGCGCGAACTGACCGGCGCCGAGACCCACGACGTCGCCCTCGTGATGGGCTCCGGCTGGGCACCGGCCGTGGACGCCCTCGGCGCCCCCGACGCCGAGTTCGCCGTCACCGAGCTGCCCGGTTTCCCGCCGCCGGCGGTGGAGGGACACGGCGGCAAGATCCGCTCGTACCGGATCGGTGCCAAGCGGGCCCTGGTCTTCCTCGGCCGCACCCACTACTACGAGGGCCGGGGCGTGGCCGCCGTGGCCCACGGCGTGCGCACCGCGGTCGCGGCCGGCTGCAAGACGATCGTCCTCACCAACGGCTGCGGCGGCCTGCGCGAGGGCATGCGCCCCGGCCAGCCGGTCCTGATCAGCGACCACATCAACCTCACGGCGACCTCCCCGATCATCGGCGCGAACTTCGTCGACCTGACCGACCTGTACTCCCCCCGCCTGCGCGCCCTGTGCAAGGAGATCGACCCCACGCTGGAGGAGGGCGTCTACGCCCAGTTCCCCGGCCCGCACTACGAGACCCCGGCCGAGATCCGCATGGCCCGTGTCATCGGCGCGGACCTGGTGGGCATGTCGACGGTCCTCGAGGCGATCGCCGCGCGCGAGGCGGGTGCGGAGGTCCTGGGCATCTCCCTGGTGACGAACCTCGCCGCGGGGATGACGGGCGAGCCCCTGAACCACGAGGAGGTTCTCCAGGCGGGCCGTGACTCGGCGACGCGGATGGGCGCACTGCTGGCGCAGGTGCTCGGCCGCATCTGA
- a CDS encoding gamma-glutamylcyclotransferase has product MSLYAAYAGNLDARLMTRRAPHSPMRATGWLNGWRLTFGGEHMGWEGALATIVEDPLSQVFVALYEIAPADDESMDRWEGVGLDIYRRTRMRVHTLEGEEQAWTYVLNGYEGGLPSARYLGEIADAAESAGAPHDYVMELRKRPC; this is encoded by the coding sequence ATGTCGCTCTACGCCGCCTACGCCGGCAACCTCGACGCGCGGCTGATGACCCGCCGTGCCCCGCACTCGCCGATGCGCGCCACGGGGTGGCTCAACGGGTGGCGGCTGACCTTCGGGGGCGAGCACATGGGCTGGGAGGGCGCCCTCGCGACGATCGTCGAGGACCCCCTGTCCCAGGTGTTCGTGGCGCTCTACGAGATCGCCCCCGCCGACGACGAGTCGATGGACCGCTGGGAGGGCGTGGGCCTGGACATCTACCGCCGCACACGCATGCGGGTCCACACCCTGGAGGGTGAGGAACAGGCCTGGACGTACGTCCTGAACGGCTACGAGGGCGGTCTGCCCTCCGCCCGCTACCTGGGCGAGATCGCGGACGCGGCGGAATCGGCGGGCGCGCCCCACGACTACGTCATGGAGCTCCGCAAGCGCCCCTGCTGA
- a CDS encoding NAD(P)H-quinone dehydrogenase: MEYVTRIVIIGGGPGGYEAALVAAQLGAEVTVVDCDGLGGASVLTDCVPSKTLIATAEVMTTFDSSYEELGIIVADDTPPLEQAARVVGVDLGKVNRRVKRLALAQSHDITASVTRAGARVLRGRGRLEGMQALDGSRKVVVRAADGSEETLVADAVLIATGGHPRELPDAQPDGERILNWTQVYDLTELPEELIVVGSGVTGAEFAGAYQALGSKVTLVSSRDRVLPGEDPDAAAVLEDVFRRRGMNVMARSRAQSAKRVGDRVEVTLADGRVITGSHCLMAVGAIPNSAGMGLEEAGVKLRESGHIWTDKVSRTTAPGVYAAGDVTGVFALASVAAMQGRIAMYHFLGDAVAPLNLKTVSSNVFTDPEIATVGYSQSDVDGGKIDARVVKLPLLRNPRAKMQGIRDGFVKIFCRPGTGIVVGGVVVAPRASELIHPISIAVDNNLTVEQIANAFTVYPSLSGSIAEVARQLHTRKETGGA, encoded by the coding sequence ATGGAGTACGTGACTCGGATCGTGATCATCGGTGGCGGACCCGGCGGATACGAGGCGGCCCTGGTGGCCGCCCAGCTCGGCGCGGAGGTGACCGTCGTCGACTGCGACGGTCTGGGCGGGGCGTCGGTGCTGACCGACTGCGTGCCGTCGAAGACCCTTATCGCTACGGCAGAGGTCATGACGACCTTCGATTCGTCGTACGAAGAGCTCGGCATCATCGTCGCCGACGACACCCCGCCGCTGGAGCAGGCCGCGCGAGTGGTCGGCGTCGACCTGGGCAAGGTCAACCGCCGTGTGAAGCGGCTCGCCCTCGCCCAGTCGCACGACATCACCGCGTCGGTGACGCGGGCCGGCGCCCGGGTGCTGCGCGGGCGCGGCCGTCTGGAGGGCATGCAGGCCCTCGACGGATCGAGGAAGGTCGTCGTACGGGCCGCCGACGGGAGCGAGGAGACGCTCGTCGCGGACGCCGTGCTGATCGCCACCGGCGGTCATCCCCGTGAGCTTCCCGACGCCCAGCCCGACGGCGAGCGCATCCTCAACTGGACCCAGGTCTACGACCTCACCGAGCTGCCGGAAGAGCTCATCGTGGTCGGGTCCGGTGTCACCGGTGCCGAGTTCGCCGGTGCCTACCAGGCGCTCGGCTCCAAGGTGACGCTCGTGTCGTCCCGGGACCGGGTGCTGCCCGGGGAGGACCCGGACGCGGCCGCCGTACTGGAGGACGTCTTCCGCCGGCGCGGCATGAACGTCATGGCGCGTTCCCGGGCCCAGTCCGCCAAGCGGGTCGGGGACCGGGTCGAGGTCACGCTCGCGGACGGGCGGGTCATCACCGGGTCGCACTGCCTGATGGCCGTCGGCGCCATTCCGAACAGCGCCGGGATGGGGCTGGAGGAAGCGGGCGTCAAACTGCGCGAGTCCGGGCACATCTGGACCGACAAGGTGTCCCGCACGACGGCTCCCGGCGTGTACGCCGCCGGTGACGTGACCGGGGTCTTCGCGCTGGCCTCCGTGGCCGCCATGCAGGGGCGCATCGCGATGTACCACTTCCTCGGCGACGCGGTGGCCCCGCTGAACCTCAAGACGGTCTCGTCCAACGTCTTCACCGACCCCGAGATCGCCACCGTCGGCTATTCGCAGTCGGACGTGGACGGCGGCAAGATCGACGCCCGGGTGGTGAAGCTCCCGCTGCTGCGCAACCCGCGCGCCAAGATGCAGGGCATCCGCGACGGCTTCGTCAAGATCTTCTGTCGGCCGGGCACCGGGATCGTCGTCGGCGGTGTCGTCGTGGCGCCGCGCGCCTCGGAACTGATCCACCCCATCTCGATCGCGGTCGACAACAATCTGACGGTCGAACAGATCGCGAACGCCTTCACCGTTTACCCCTCTCTTTCGGGGTCGATCGCCGAGGTGGCACGCCAGTTGCACACGCGCAAGGAGACCGGCGGGGCCTGA